In Torulaspora globosa chromosome 1, complete sequence, a genomic segment contains:
- the MPC1 gene encoding pyruvate transporter MPC1 (ancestral locus Anc_6.199), with protein MSQPVQRAAARSFIQKYINKETLKYVFTTHFWGPVSNFGIPIAAIYDLKKDPTVISGPMTGALVLYSAVFMRYAMAVTPVNYLLFGCHLVNECAQLGQGYRFLHYNYFTDEEGRKAIEEKWKKTD; from the coding sequence ATGTCGCAACCAGTTCAACGGGCAGCTGCGAGATCGTTCATTCAAAAATACATCAACAAAGAAACTCTGAAATATGTGTTTACCACTCATTTCTGGGGTCCCGTATCGAACTTTGGTATACCCATTGCGGCGATCTatgatttgaagaaagaccCAACCGTGATTTCAGGACCGATGACGGGTGCGTTGGTTTTGTACTCTGCAGTTTTCATGAGATATGCAATGGCCGTCACACCAGTAAACTACTTGTTGTTTGGGTGTCATTTGGTAAACGAATGTGCGCAGCTAGGCCAAGGTTATAGATTCTTACATTACAACTACTTCACAGACGAAGAGGGGAGAAAAGCCATCGAGGAAAAATGGAAGAAGACCGATTGA